In one Fodinicola acaciae genomic region, the following are encoded:
- a CDS encoding TetR family transcriptional regulator: MSLRERKKQRTRAALQRHALRLFRDQGYAETTVDDIAAAAEVSRSTFFRYFGTKEDVLLFDNLDPVMCRMMAAVPEGTPLLEAVRGVLRDSFASLDDEARGIEEARVELALTVPAVATILRERDAWGIEQYTRMIGAATAREPDDPEVLLFSAILMAARHAARARTDAGHAEHYLDELDAMLGRLAAGVPLANEPVHTPAVAGYAAERTAFENIDRP; the protein is encoded by the coding sequence ATGAGCCTGCGGGAGCGGAAGAAGCAACGCACACGCGCCGCGCTACAGCGTCATGCACTGCGACTGTTCCGTGATCAGGGGTACGCCGAGACGACGGTGGACGACATCGCGGCGGCCGCCGAGGTCAGTCGCAGCACCTTCTTCCGGTATTTCGGCACCAAGGAGGACGTGCTCCTCTTCGACAACCTGGACCCGGTGATGTGCCGCATGATGGCCGCCGTGCCCGAGGGGACTCCGTTACTCGAGGCCGTGCGCGGCGTGCTGCGGGACTCCTTCGCCTCCCTCGACGACGAGGCGCGCGGCATCGAGGAAGCCCGCGTGGAGCTGGCCCTGACGGTACCCGCCGTCGCCACGATCCTTCGCGAGCGCGACGCGTGGGGCATCGAACAGTACACCAGGATGATCGGGGCCGCGACGGCCCGGGAGCCCGACGACCCCGAGGTGCTGCTGTTCAGCGCGATCCTGATGGCCGCCCGGCACGCCGCCCGGGCGCGTACGGACGCCGGACACGCTGAGCACTACCTCGACGAACTGGATGCCATGCTCGGCCGTCTCGCCGCCGGTGTCCCCCTAGCTAACGAACCCGTCCACACTCCGGCCGTGGCCGGCTATGCGGCGGAGCGTACGGCGTTCGAAAATATCGATCGGCCCTAG